CCAATTACAGATTAGCATAATAAGTAACATTTGCTTGGTTAAAACGCCCAATTTTACCACCTTGCCCAAATTTACAACCTTGCCAATGAAACTGGTTCGCTTAAACATAACTCACTTGAAGTCATCTTCAATCATGGCCTCTGGATCAGCTTGCTCGATGGCTTCTTCAAAGAATGTCTCCAAAGATGGGAGGTACATTCTGCAAGAAGAGATACGTTAAGGAACAGTCCgtcattttgtaatttaatatatCTACCAAAGCATTCAAATGGCAACTTCATTAGCTATTGTATTGTTTAAAGCATTCGTTAATGTTGGTTTTTGAGGATTTTTCTTCAATCGTCCTTAATACTGTAATctcaaaattaacattttcGATGTCACTTTTCCTAAGCGATTGATGAAATTGATGAAACTTGAACCTTGACCTCAAACATGGTCACACCGATTACAGCTAAAATCTACCAAAATTTTGCAGATAAGAAGGTAACCAATATTAGCTTTCCATGGAAAATAATAACTCTAACCACCATCTGAGTGTAACTAATCAAACAGAAAAAAGTACAATCACTTTCTCAGGAAAAATCCGAAAAAACAATCGTGAATGAAAACCTAGCTAAATTTGGTGGGATTTGAACGAGggagaaattgtttttttttcttaaaaatgaacTGCATTTCAGTGTCCGTAAGTGTATGCACGCATGGCGTATGTACTCTCTTTATTATGAATCAAGACGGTAAAATAACAGATTGAATGGAATAATATTTGTATATCTTAGCTGTTTGTGGGGAAGGCATTCATGTGAATTACCTCTATTCCTAAGATCGACAATAGTTGTGTgcagtttttttaattttaatagcTCTCAAAAGTTATAAATTTTCACCGACTGATATATTTCTCTTACCTTTTCTCTGATCTACAAGCCTCGAGATTATTTGAACTCTGGTTCCAGAGTCGAGTCAGTTCCGGGCTACCCATGTCTACTTTCTCACTAGTAGGATTGAGTTCCAACTCTTCTCCTAGGGTTCTCTTTCGCGGTCTAAAAGGATCAATAAAATTACGGGAGAATAAACGACAAATGACTATACGTATCTTAGCTAGGTAGTAATCTAATTTTCAGGGTTCAAACTCCAACTAAAGAAATGTTTACTCTAATAGTCCCCTATTTCTCTTAAAACACAAGAAGTAACGAAAGGCAATATTACTTTGGCGGTTATTCAATAAACTaaacaataatattacaaatttttACTATCTAATATTTCTCCATCAACTGTGTCTCTGAATTCACAAAATGGATTCCATAAGCACTAAAAACTatacttttaaatatttattattcttaaaacataaacatgtattcATACCTCCTGTTTGGTTCTGATTCCTCTTTTGGCCTGGTAAGAgcaaggaaaaaaatatatatatataaatattgaaacTTTAAACTGTAAACTTGAGATCAAATATAAGAAGAAATCATAGTACTAGAGAGTGAGTACCTCCTGTGGATCTGGTCCTCCTTTACAATTTTGAAAGCTAAACATGTTGACTTCAGCAAGTTGTTAGAACCTTTAAGAGACAATCAAATTGTTTCAATGATTGAAAATGCTCGCTCGTAACCAGATATGACACgttaatattatatatcattatcCCCATTATTTTCAATCAGATTTTGACCACTTTTCTGTAAACCATCGGTCGCATACTTTGCTCGAGTTATGAATTATCTCGACCGTACTGAACTTGATCATTTCGAGCATTGCCTCTTCGTTACCAACCATCAGATGCTTTTCAGACACGAACATGTTTATATGTGATATCGACCTGACAGAAAGTTTGGACATTTAGTAACGCTGGAGACTCTCTGTGGACCCCCTACCTGACTGGATACATTTTTGACAAGGATGATATCATATCTATTTCTTCGCCAGTTCCTACTAAACCAAAAACGTGATCAGTAGCTTAAATCTGTGTGGTAGTGGGTTGTAACCAGCTACCGCGTACATCTCCGACACAATAAAGGTTTTGATGTGATCTTCGTTTTCTGGATTATGATGATAGGATCTGTCAAGTACTGTACTTTTCATAGTCAAACTTTGTAATAAACACCTTTGGCATCTTTCTGAGTGGTACTGAACCATCTCAACCTTCCTGAACTTCACAGCAGTGTTTGCGCTAGGATGTTAAGAAAGGGGGGAATTCCCTTCCCCAGTCAATTTATTTGGGgggatcataataataacagtcATAATCATAGcgatttataatgcgcacatatcTGCCCTGCggggtgctcaaggcgcaaaatagagaaaacaaaaggtattgtaaaagaacagaaaaacttaaattaaatcaaatttggggaggggattggggggggtgggatttCTTGCTGTTAGTAGTTAGATGtaaattgatattttgaagGCACAAGGGCTGCATCCTGAAGAGGTAATTTGTACTTACTTCTCCTTCACAAAACTTGGACATCCTTCATTCTTCCAATTATTCCAGTGTTCCTCTCTGTCCAAAATATgctaagagagaaaaaatacaaGCAAAGTTATAATATAGCAttaacatgttaaaaaaaataaaaaatgaatctCTTTTTATCTCATCTCCTAATATCCAGTCATCATTTCTTCTCCTTTCCATCATATTTAGACAACAATTTATCTAAATAACTAATGTTCAACATGATTATGTGCTGTTTGTTTTTGGGATGGAcagatttatatatttgcaaaAGTTTCTCCGTTTCTAATTCTTGCTTCctgtaataataacaacatgtaACTTCTTTGGAGACTGCAGAGGGCTTCAGGAACTTGTCTTGCCCTTGAGGAAATAAAATAGCCGACTCCGGACGCGTCTAAATATGAGAACGGGTCGCACGAAACAGCATCGCGCATGCGCCAAAAGTACACGATTGCTCAATACAAACCAGTTGTCTAGTGATCATAATAGAGTGTGTTTGCCTTCAGGCTTGCACCTATCTGTCTATCTTGTGCACTAGTGAAGAGGGCAAGTTACTGGAGATCTTGGGTCTCATGATTTCCAGAGCATTAAAACTCGATCTTGATCGCCTTCGTGGGGGTTAGTGTCTCTGTGAAAGGGAGAACTTAAGGGGCTTTTTATCACGGCTACTCAAGCATTCGAACTACTAAGTCAATCACCCTTGCAGTATAAAATGACCCctttacatttttaaatgtaCACAAGGATGTATCATAACCACTTTTCATATAGGTCCCCTCTCGGTGTTTTGACCAGTTGTGAAATCGTTTTTAaggttaacatatatatttttttattgcaattaATTGGAGAATTAGTAGTCAGGTATGTTTGCCCTTCCCACAGAATGTGACCTTTACTTATTTTAacgtttttttcattttttttatcacgaaatgacatcaaaactgcaTGATGAGGGGCTAATTTTAGCAACAAAGTTCATCTGGTATTTaacctccccttcctccctgaATCCAGGTTACTACCTTTATATCTGCCGCAAATTTCTGTCCATCTGGTGGAGTTTCCTTCAGGAGTTCATAAACTTTATCCAGAGTTGTTTTCATAAATAGTTGCATCTCTTCCGTTAGCACCAAAGTTGCTCTAGAGGAATGAATAAAGGAACAGAGATAAAacttcaatacaaaacacatcccccacaaacacacaaaagaaaagaaaagaaaaaaacacatcccccacaaacacacaaaagaaataaaaaacacataccccacaaacacacaaaagttaatacaaaacacattccccacaaacaaacaataaaaagaaatgaaaaaagggggCAAAAAGACTTTTGTGTAAAAGGAAATAGTTCGGAAACCATGGGAACTACGACAGCACATTTTCACAACAcattactagtactactactactacttattATAAAAACACATTAATATATAGCGCAGAAAAATTTGCTCTTCACAGTCAATTTAAACAACACACAATCAACTGAAAGCGATTTGAAAGAAGTGCGTTTTGAGTTTGGACTTGAGCGAGCTCGGGCTGTCGATGGAACGTACAGAGGCAGGGAGCTTATTGCAACTGGGTAGGTGCCTAGAAGTAAAAGGTAGGATGGCCGAGGGTCTAACATTTCATTCTAGGTATGTAGAGAGCAGGCCATTTATTGTAGCGTAGCAGCGAATACCTCTTATTAAGCAAAAAGGCAAATGAATTCAGACAGATAAAATGGAGCTTGATATTGCAACGATTTAAAGATAAAATGCTCTATCTTAAATTTCTTCTGAAATTCAACAGGCAAGATTACAAAAGTATTAAAAGAATTAAACCGTACGTTTTGAATTTGACCTGCTGGCTGAGATACTGGAAAAGAATGAGGAATTGGACCAGAACGTAACGACGGAAAGATGAATCGCTCAGCTGAAGGTCAAATAACTGCAAGGAATGATGAGAAATGAGTATTAATGGTGGGCAGATTATGCATACTATGCGAAGCTAACATgtggaaagaaaaacatatttcacACTTTTGAAAACCCCATACTCCATATCTGATGCCTAATTTGAGGTACAGCTCAAAGAATGCAACCTGTTTTTACAGGCTACTAAAACCATTGATTCTTCCCTGAAGTCAGAccacagtaggtggtctgtgatgtcatgatGATCAATCACAGTATGTGGTCTGTAATGTCATGACGATAAAccacagtaggtggtctgtgatgtcatgatGATAAAccacagtaggtggtctgtgcTGTCATGATGATAaatcacagtaggtggtctgtgttgtcatggtgataaaccacagtaggtggtctgtgcTGTCATGATATTAAATCACAGTATGTGGTCTGTAATGTCATGATGATAAAccacagtaggtggtctgtgatgtcatgacGCTAAATtacagtaggtggtctgtgatgtcatgacGCTAAATtacagtaggtggtctgtgatgtcatgacGCTAaatcacagtaggtggtctgtgatgtcatgatGATAAATtacagtaggtggtctgtgatgtcatgacGCTAaatcacagtaggtggtctgtgatgtcatgacGCTAAATCACAGTAGGTGGTCGTTGATGTCATGATGCTAaatcacagtaggtggtctgttATGTCATGCCGATAAATGACAGtagtataataaaatatatacctatatatagaaaaaaatgtatacctactgtacatatacaaattatataaatatacctatatatactaaatatgttgACGGTCAACTTagtttcttgtattttgtaGGATGATGATTTCACAGACAAATAAAACCCTCCAGACTATCTTTACCACACTAAATTTTGCAAACAACTTTTGGAGTGCTATACCTTCTAACACAAGAACGATGTCTCACACAAGTCCACTCTCTATCTGAAGCAAACAATGTTTTCCTGCATTGGTAAATGTCAATCGTGCTAGTAGTAAGTTGGCCTTACATAGTCTTACCAGATGATTACCCCTAGGTGACATACAGTGAAGGGATAATAAGTGCTTGGTTCTCAGTTAAATTGATTAAGCAGCAGTTTCCTCCTTTGGAGCACGGAGGAATTCTCCTTCTACTTGAAACAAATACTATAAACTTATAATAACGCACAAACTTCCAGCTCTCCTATGAAATAAATTATGGACAAGACAGTTTGGTAATGTTTGCTTCTTGCGGCAAGATagaaaaaagaaccaaaaaatcAGCTACCTTTGATGTTCAAGATGTACTTCAATTATCATCTGTGCATTTTTTTGGtgctgtttttttgttgtttttaaaaCCCGAACGTTCAGACCCAAGTTTCCAGTGGTTTCTTTAAAAAATACTGTAGCATTCCTTATAAATTAATCTCAAGTACCCATTTGCAGAATTGCTTTGGAAATGTTTAAGTTATGGCTTTGGAAAGTGCATCGATATGTAGAAAAGTCATTGAAATCTGAGACACCTAGAGTGAAATTTCAAGTCAGGGTCTCTCAACAGAAAACGTGAATTCAGTCTGACCTTTGAAGACAAAATCTCACCCATAACTGCACTATTCTGgtatatgcatgtatatgcTGAATACCCTACCATTCCACCCTgccacatttcatttcatttcttttatttcatcatagatacataagaacaatagaacaaagtggtatagtataaacaggacactagaaaaacaatagCAGTTTATCAAGCTAGCGACCAAAAATTAAccaataacaatgaaagaaagaaacaaggtAGAGTgtagagaaaaataaacatgagattTTATCAATACTCAGTCAGCGTAGTTTTCAATTAGGTGGGCTTTTAGTTTGCGCTTAAACGTTACATAAGATTTAACATTGCTGAAACTAGGTTTGGATAGAGTCTGTTTCTACTGTCATACACTGTACTGGTTACTATGTAAAGTTATTAACTACTTTGAAGATTACTAACACATATTCCCTTGCCatctaaattaaaaaaacaaaaaaacatagaTCTCACAGACTATATTCGCATTTATATTATGAGCTGTTTCATTCAGGTGGGACTCCTATTGTTTGGTAGACAATAGCCTGAGCCTGCCGCAgttgaatatttatttgttgtCTGAAGTCTTTGGAGGTGACTATGTGATGTCATTAGCGATATTTGTAAGTCACTAGATTGTTCTCCCATTATGTCATCGAACTTTGAGATTTGTAGCGTCCCTGCATAGCCTTTGTTGCAACCGATCTTGTTTTTTTGCTCTGGCTTAGTTAATTATGTGAGAATCCCGGCTCTTCAAAGGATTCCTGACCGCCTCAAAGTGCTTAAGAAAAATAGGTTTTGAGATTGCTCTAACGCACACCACAGATTGGAAAATAGTGGAATTATGACAAAAGCGTCACCATGACTACCCACGACTACTTCTTGGAAATAACCTATACAATATCAAATTACACAATAAGGTTTAAACATTTTCCTAAGTTAGGTTCAATATCACTTTGATCTTTTGTATGCAACCATCAGTttctttgacaaaaaaaaatgacacaaGAAAACTTGGTTATCACAGCACTTCttacaagaaaatgaaaaagacacATATTTGGTGACATAGGATCAATATCACTATACCACACCATTTActttaaaagcaaaacaaaaaggcAGTTGTGGAAAAACGTCTTTCGAGAACATAACAAAACCAATGCATATTTGTGTTTAGTATCAAGCAAGGTCTTACCTTTTCACTGGTGAGATACTTAGCAAAGAAAACTGATGATTTGTCTTGAACGTTCGGCTTCTGTTTTGTTGTCATCGGTTCTTTGCCTTTTGTCGTCGTCGACGACGACGACGTGGAGTCTGTCTCTAACTTCATGCTACTGCAGGCGGCGAGAACGGAACGAGTATTCTGTGCAGAGTATTTCCAAGAGTTAAGTCAGTTAATTCAGAAATATAGAGGAGTGTACCCGTTATATTAAACTCAGTCTTAAAATGGGATCAAGATCTAGAATCGTAAACGGGTGGAAAGAGGTTGGTATAAATGGTTTTTATACCCTTTGGAAAGCAAAATATTCtcattaaaatacatttattgaCAAGTTTGGTTACAGGCTGCTGCAAAAGAATTTTTCATATTAAGTTTGACAAAATTACTGATACTGTTAGGAAAGGGGGGAAAAATACACAACTATATGAAGTTCATTAGCCCCACCTATCATAGTATGTCCCTTAGCAATGCCAaggaaacgaaaagaaaaacgTGCAATTTTcccaccccccaaaaatcaAATAAACCATGAATTGTGTGGCTCATACAATAACATAAACAATTTCTTACCACCATCTAGGGTCAGAACGGTCCATAAGAAAAGTAGATTTTTAGTTATAATGCAATTTAAGGTACGTCCAATTATGAGATTGTTAGATTGCATTGCCTAAGATTGATATACATAAGTTTACCTTCATAAACTGTTTCCATTTATCCTTGGTGTAGCACTGCACGGGATCCCTGAAGTAGTCTTGCAGGGACCAGAACTTACGATACAGCTGGTAGTCGATGTGGTGTGAGGATGGTCCTTCACTCATCTCACCCTCTTCATACTCCatagaaataacaaaataacactTATTACCCAAAACAATATCAAGAAACAAACGAGAATTAATAGAAAAGGAATTCGCAAAAAAGGGGAATTCTTTTTAATGGGGCGTAAATGTTCGGTGACGCGGTCAGCAAGTCTGCGTTTACTTTCCGCCTCATAT
This window of the Apostichopus japonicus isolate 1M-3 chromosome 9, ASM3797524v1, whole genome shotgun sequence genome carries:
- the LOC139974338 gene encoding THO complex subunit 1-like, which encodes MEYEEGEMSEGPSSHHIDYQLYRKFWSLQDYFRDPVQCYTKDKWKQFMKNTRSVLAACSSMKLETDSTSSSSTTTKGKEPMTTKQKPNVQDKSSVFFAKYLTSEKLFDLQLSDSSFRRYVLVQFLILFQYLSQQVKFKTATLVLTEEMQLFMKTTLDKVYELLKETPPDGQKFAADIKHILDREEHWNNWKNEGCPSFVKEKPKEESEPNRRPRKRTLGEELELNPTSEKVDMGSPELTRLWNQSSNNLEACRSEKRMYLPSLETFFEEAIEQADPEAMIEDDFKVVNNSNYAWQALRLLARRSPHFFQTTSIAAQPSVKTIPAYLELMATKLAKEMPQFNNVEEIKTEAMDNDELLKAGEEEKEVTKVSPEDMDLVALKLGANWKTLAVELGLTEDEISNTQTEFAEVKEQSRHVLKSWLEEKGNEACEEVLVKALTESGLNDIVQSVFQKKKLETDDKL